A region from the Triticum urartu cultivar G1812 chromosome 1, Tu2.1, whole genome shotgun sequence genome encodes:
- the LOC125507073 gene encoding uncharacterized protein LOC125507073 isoform X2 has translation MTSASELFTARRARAPRLSDPADPGQDPLADAPQDPHGLAARRHRRGYRARCQLDSAGDMRQHLHTGPPHAFRKTSALNSASTAKPSREHMDMKLRRRRR, from the exons ATGACGAGTGCCTCCGAACTCTTCACCGCTCGCCGCGCCCGCGCGCCCCGCCTCTCTGACCCGGCGGACCCCGGCCAGGATCCGCTCGCCGACGCGCCCCAGGACCCGCACggcctcgccgcccgccgccaccgacgGGGCTACCGCGCACGATGCCAGCTCGACTCCGCCGGGGACATGCGGCAGCACCTCCACACCGGCCCGCCACACG CCTTCAGGAAGACCTCGGCCCTGAATTCGGCGTCCACGGCCAAACCCAG TAGGGAACACATGGACATGAAGctgcggcggcgacggcgatga
- the LOC125507073 gene encoding uncharacterized protein LOC125507073 isoform X3 gives MTSASELFTARRARAPRLSDPADPGQDPLADAPQDPHGLAARRHRRGYRARCQLDSAGDMRQHLHTGPPHAFRKTSALNSASTAKPREHMDMKLRRRRR, from the exons ATGACGAGTGCCTCCGAACTCTTCACCGCTCGCCGCGCCCGCGCGCCCCGCCTCTCTGACCCGGCGGACCCCGGCCAGGATCCGCTCGCCGACGCGCCCCAGGACCCGCACggcctcgccgcccgccgccaccgacgGGGCTACCGCGCACGATGCCAGCTCGACTCCGCCGGGGACATGCGGCAGCACCTCCACACCGGCCCGCCACACG CCTTCAGGAAGACCTCGGCCCTGAATTCGGCGTCCACGGCCAAACCCAG GGAACACATGGACATGAAGctgcggcggcgacggcgatga
- the LOC125507073 gene encoding uncharacterized protein LOC125507073 isoform X7: MTSASELFTARRARAPRLSDPADPGQDPLADAPQDPHGLAARRHRRGYRARCQLDSAGDMRQHLHTGPPHDLGPEFGVHGQTQ, encoded by the exons ATGACGAGTGCCTCCGAACTCTTCACCGCTCGCCGCGCCCGCGCGCCCCGCCTCTCTGACCCGGCGGACCCCGGCCAGGATCCGCTCGCCGACGCGCCCCAGGACCCGCACggcctcgccgcccgccgccaccgacgGGGCTACCGCGCACGATGCCAGCTCGACTCCGCCGGGGACATGCGGCAGCACCTCCACACCGGCCCGCCACACG ACCTCGGCCCTGAATTCGGCGTCCACGGCCAAACCCAG TAG
- the LOC125507073 gene encoding uncharacterized protein LOC125507073 isoform X4 yields the protein MTSASELFTARRARAPRLSDPADPGQDPLADAPQDPHGLAARRHRRGYRARCQLDSAGDMRQHLHTGPPHAFRKTSALNSASTAKPRICEFLVGNTWT from the exons ATGACGAGTGCCTCCGAACTCTTCACCGCTCGCCGCGCCCGCGCGCCCCGCCTCTCTGACCCGGCGGACCCCGGCCAGGATCCGCTCGCCGACGCGCCCCAGGACCCGCACggcctcgccgcccgccgccaccgacgGGGCTACCGCGCACGATGCCAGCTCGACTCCGCCGGGGACATGCGGCAGCACCTCCACACCGGCCCGCCACACG CCTTCAGGAAGACCTCGGCCCTGAATTCGGCGTCCACGGCCAAACCCAG GATTTGTGAGTTCCTAGTAGGGAACACATGGACATGA
- the LOC125507073 gene encoding uncharacterized protein LOC125507073 isoform X6 translates to MTSASELFTARRARAPRLSDPADPGQDPLADAPQDPHGLAARRHRRGYRARCQLDSAGDMRQHLHTGPPHDLGPEFGVHGQTQDL, encoded by the exons ATGACGAGTGCCTCCGAACTCTTCACCGCTCGCCGCGCCCGCGCGCCCCGCCTCTCTGACCCGGCGGACCCCGGCCAGGATCCGCTCGCCGACGCGCCCCAGGACCCGCACggcctcgccgcccgccgccaccgacgGGGCTACCGCGCACGATGCCAGCTCGACTCCGCCGGGGACATGCGGCAGCACCTCCACACCGGCCCGCCACACG ACCTCGGCCCTGAATTCGGCGTCCACGGCCAAACCCAG GATTTGTGA
- the LOC125507073 gene encoding uncharacterized protein LOC125507073 isoform X5, producing the protein MRFLTLCCPFQVPLLDASNLGLIKPNTLVQFRGMVQDMLGNEFYVGAFKEDLGPEFGVHGQTQGTHGHEAAAATAMISTWGCDGDDDDEIDTDTGLRQ; encoded by the exons ATGAGATTTCTTACACTGTGTTGTCCTTTCCAAGTTCCATTGTTGGATGCATCAAATCTCGGATTGATCAAACCCAACACCCTCGTTCAGTTCCGGGGGATGGTTCAGGACATGCTTGGGAATGAATTCTATGTTGGGGCTTTCAAG GAAGACCTCGGCCCTGAATTCGGCGTCCACGGCCAAACCCAG GGAACACATGGACATGAAGctgcggcggcgacggcgatgaTATCGACATGGGGCTGTGACGGCGACGATGACGACGAGATCGACACCGACACGGGGTTGCGGCAGTGA
- the LOC125507073 gene encoding uncharacterized protein LOC125507073 isoform X1 produces MTSASELFTARRARAPRLSDPADPGQDPLADAPQDPHGLAARRHRRGYRARCQLDSAGDMRQHLHTGPPHDLGPEFGVHGQTQGTHGHEAAAATAMISTWGCDGDDDDEIDTDTGLRQ; encoded by the exons ATGACGAGTGCCTCCGAACTCTTCACCGCTCGCCGCGCCCGCGCGCCCCGCCTCTCTGACCCGGCGGACCCCGGCCAGGATCCGCTCGCCGACGCGCCCCAGGACCCGCACggcctcgccgcccgccgccaccgacgGGGCTACCGCGCACGATGCCAGCTCGACTCCGCCGGGGACATGCGGCAGCACCTCCACACCGGCCCGCCACACG ACCTCGGCCCTGAATTCGGCGTCCACGGCCAAACCCAG GGAACACATGGACATGAAGctgcggcggcgacggcgatgaTATCGACATGGGGCTGTGACGGCGACGATGACGACGAGATCGACACCGACACGGGGTTGCGGCAGTGA